CCTCGGGCGATGCCTGGGACGCGTTCGCTGCACGGGTCGAAGACGGGCACGCCGATCGGTCCGACCTGGACCAGCCCGACTTCTCCTGAACGCAGCGGGGTAGCTTACTCTCACATGAGTTTCAGACGATTTCTCGTCAAACGAATTGCGATCTCGATAGTCCTGACGCTCGTCTCCGTCTCGATCATCTTCCTCGCGCTCCGACTGCTCCCGGGCGATCCGTTCAGCTCGCTCATCGCCTCCGGAGGGCTCACACAGGAGCAAGTCCAGGCGTTGCGCGTCCAGTATGGCCTCGACGAGCCGATATACGTCCAGTACCTCAAGTACGTCCAGAGCCTGATGACGCTGAACTTCGGGTTCTCGATCGCCCAGAGCCGCCCGGTGAGCGCCATCGTCTTCCCGCGGCTGCTCAACACGATGATCCTGCTCGTGCCCGCGCTGGTCGTGACCGCCATCGTCAGCTCGGCGCTCGGCTCGTACGCCGGCTGGAACCGTGGCTCGAAGTTCGAGCAGCTGAGCATCGTCGTGACGACGTTCTTCCGCTCGACGCCGGTGTTCGTCACGGGCATCTTCTTCCTCATCATCTTCTCCTACCAGCTCGACCTGCTGCCCGCGTTCGGGATGCGGAGCCCGACGGCGGCCCCGGAGGGGTTCGTCGAGACGTACCTCTCGCCGGACTTCGCGATGCACTACTTCCTGCCGTTCCTCGCGACGGTGCTGTACTACAGCGGCGACTTCCTGATGCTCGCGCGCAACTCGGTCGTCGAGCGCAAGGGGTCGGCGTTTCTCACGCTCCACCGTGCGAAAGGGCTCTCCGAGATGGAACAGCTCGCCCGCGCCGGGCGAAACTCGATGCTTCCCTTGCTCACGTACTTCGCGCTCCGGCTCGGGATGATGTTCCAGGGCGTCATCACCCTCGAAGTCGTCTTCGCGTGGCCGGGGATCGGGCGCGCGCTCGTCCAGGCGATCAACCAGCAGGACTACCCGACCGTCCAGGCGGCGATCTTCATCATGGCCTTTGCCGTCATCGTAATGAACCTCCTCGCGGACGTGATGTACGCGAAGGTCGACCCGACGGTCGAAGGGGGTGACGTCTGATGCTCTCGGTCGCCACGCTCGACGCCGAGGAGCTACGAGAGCGCGCCTCGGAGAACCTCACGCGCGCCAGGAACGTCATGGCGGTCGTGTTGCAGGACGACGCCGCCAAGGTCGGCGTCGTCGTGCTCGTCGCGTTCGTCTTCTTAGGGCTGTTCGGACCGATGCTGGCCCCGTACGAGCCGATCGAGGACACGCTCCGGGCGAACGACGGCGGCATCATGCGGATGTCCCCGCCCAGCAGCGCGGCCCCGCTCGGGACCACGACGTTCGGGAAGGACGTGCTGAGCCAGTTCCTCGCCGGCGCACGGCCGACGTTCATCGTCGGCTTCTTCGGCGGCATCGGAACCGGCGTCGTCGGCTTCCTCGTCGGGCTCACGAGCGGCTACTTCGGCGGGCGGGTCGACGAACTGCTGATGCGCCTGACGGACCTGACGTTCGCCCTGCCGTTCCTGCCGATGGCGCTGCTCGTGCTGACGTTCGTCCAGCCGACAATCGTCCTCATCACCGCGGTGATCGTGGCGTTCTTCTGGAAGATGCCCGCTCGCGTCATCCGGTCGGAGGTGATGACCGTCCGCGAGCGCACGTTCGTGAAGTCGGCTCGCGCCGCCGGCGCGGGTCACGGGCGGACGATGTTCTTACACGTCGCGCCGAACGTCATCGGCGTCGGCTTCCTCTACACCGCCTACGCCGTCTCCTGGGCCATCGCGGGCCAGGCGTCGCTCGCCTTCCTCGGCTTCGGCGATCCGACGGCCACCTCGTGGGGCCGGATGCTCCAGCAGGTGTTCGAGTCCGGCGGGATGCGCGAGGCGTGGTGGTGGGTGCTCCCACCGGCGGTCGGTATCGCGGCGGTGACTACCTCGGTGTTCCTCGTCGGACGCGCGTTCGAAGAGGTCGTGAACCCCGAACTACGGAGCGAAGAATGAGTCTACTCGAAGTCGAAGACCTCCGAATCAGGTATCGTACGTCCGAGGACGACGTTCACGCGGTCAACGGCGTCTCGTTCTCGGTCGACGCCGGCGACAACTACGGGCTCGTCGGCGAGTCCGGCTGTGGTAAATCCACCATCGCCCACTCGATCCTCGGGCTCCTCGACGACAACGCGCGGATCGACTCCGGAACGGTCACCTTCGACGGCCAGGACCTGCTCGACCTCTCCGAGCGGGAGTGGCGGGACGTGCGCTGGCAGCAGATCTCGTACATCCCACAGAGCGCGATGGACTCGCTCGACCCCGTGATGAGCGTCGGCGCGCAGATCACACAGGCCATCCGGAAACACCGCGACGTCTCGAAGGCCACCGCACGCGAGCGCGTCGCCGAGGTGTTCGACATCGTCGGGCTGGACCCCGACCGCATTAGCGACTACCCCCACCAGTTCTCCGGGGGGATGCGCCAGCGCGTCACGATCGCGATGGCGCTCGCGCTCGATCCGGACCTCATCATCGCCGACGAACCCACGACCGGGCTGGACGTCATCGTCCAGGACAAGATCATCCACAAGCTGATGGAGATCCAAGCGGAGATCGACAGCTCGCTCCTGTTGATCA
This Salinigranum marinum DNA region includes the following protein-coding sequences:
- a CDS encoding ABC transporter permease → MSFRRFLVKRIAISIVLTLVSVSIIFLALRLLPGDPFSSLIASGGLTQEQVQALRVQYGLDEPIYVQYLKYVQSLMTLNFGFSIAQSRPVSAIVFPRLLNTMILLVPALVVTAIVSSALGSYAGWNRGSKFEQLSIVVTTFFRSTPVFVTGIFFLIIFSYQLDLLPAFGMRSPTAAPEGFVETYLSPDFAMHYFLPFLATVLYYSGDFLMLARNSVVERKGSAFLTLHRAKGLSEMEQLARAGRNSMLPLLTYFALRLGMMFQGVITLEVVFAWPGIGRALVQAINQQDYPTVQAAIFIMAFAVIVMNLLADVMYAKVDPTVEGGDV
- a CDS encoding ABC transporter permease; the encoded protein is MLSVATLDAEELRERASENLTRARNVMAVVLQDDAAKVGVVVLVAFVFLGLFGPMLAPYEPIEDTLRANDGGIMRMSPPSSAAPLGTTTFGKDVLSQFLAGARPTFIVGFFGGIGTGVVGFLVGLTSGYFGGRVDELLMRLTDLTFALPFLPMALLVLTFVQPTIVLITAVIVAFFWKMPARVIRSEVMTVRERTFVKSARAAGAGHGRTMFLHVAPNVIGVGFLYTAYAVSWAIAGQASLAFLGFGDPTATSWGRMLQQVFESGGMREAWWWVLPPAVGIAAVTTSVFLVGRAFEEVVNPELRSEE